In Paraburkholderia flava, one genomic interval encodes:
- a CDS encoding beta-ketoacyl-[acyl-carrier-protein] synthase family protein: MSGEAMQRTRVVVTGMGIVSCLGNTLDGVSAALRDGHSGVSRVDAWRERGFGTQVAGVASVDGAVPFDRRFERFMGDTARFACHAARSAIADAGLDAATLRTPRVGAVIGSGVGTMSTYDASMAIAHARGVDRVPPYTVPQAMSSTASANVAQVFGLEGVSYSPSSACTTSALAIGQAMQLIQSGRQTIVLAGGSEALHDNMTLMFDAMGALSRRFNDTPQRASRPYDTARDGFVIASGGGVLMLEALDHALARGARIYAELAGFGEGTDGAGMVTPRASGIARALRGALDEAGVRPDYINAHGPSTPLGDVEELRAFTDVFGADVPPFSSTKGLTGHPLGACGVHEAIYTLLMMRDGFVAGNTAIDNPDPLLDGMPLVRRTHDATLAAAMSVSFGFGGSCASLMFRAWPHG; encoded by the coding sequence ATGAGCGGCGAGGCAATGCAGCGGACGCGGGTGGTGGTCACGGGCATGGGCATCGTGTCGTGTCTCGGCAATACGCTCGACGGCGTGTCGGCCGCGCTGCGCGACGGGCACAGCGGTGTGTCGCGGGTCGATGCGTGGCGCGAGCGCGGTTTCGGCACCCAGGTCGCGGGCGTCGCCTCGGTCGACGGGGCGGTGCCGTTCGACCGCCGCTTCGAGCGCTTCATGGGCGATACCGCACGCTTCGCGTGCCATGCGGCGCGCAGTGCGATCGCCGATGCCGGGCTCGATGCGGCGACGCTGCGCACGCCGCGCGTGGGTGCGGTGATCGGTTCGGGCGTCGGCACGATGTCGACCTACGACGCGTCGATGGCGATCGCTCATGCGCGCGGCGTCGACAGGGTGCCGCCGTATACCGTGCCGCAGGCGATGAGCAGCACCGCGTCGGCGAACGTCGCGCAGGTGTTCGGACTCGAGGGCGTCAGCTATTCGCCGTCGTCCGCGTGCACGACGTCGGCGCTCGCGATCGGCCAGGCGATGCAACTGATCCAGAGCGGCCGGCAAACGATCGTACTGGCCGGCGGCAGCGAAGCACTGCACGACAACATGACGCTGATGTTCGACGCGATGGGCGCATTGTCGCGGCGTTTCAACGACACGCCGCAGCGTGCATCGCGTCCGTACGACACCGCACGCGACGGTTTTGTGATCGCGTCGGGCGGCGGCGTGTTGATGCTCGAAGCGCTCGATCACGCGCTCGCACGCGGCGCGCGGATCTACGCGGAACTCGCGGGCTTCGGCGAGGGCACCGACGGCGCCGGCATGGTGACGCCGCGCGCATCCGGCATTGCGCGCGCGCTGCGCGGCGCACTCGACGAAGCGGGTGTGCGGCCCGACTACATCAACGCGCACGGCCCGTCGACGCCGCTCGGCGACGTCGAAGAACTGCGCGCATTCACCGACGTATTCGGCGCGGACGTCCCGCCGTTTTCGTCGACGAAGGGGCTCACCGGTCATCCGCTCGGTGCGTGCGGTGTGCACGAGGCGATCTATACGCTGCTGATGATGCGCGACGGTTTCGTCGCGGGGAATACGGCGATCGACAACCCGGATCCGCTGCTCGACGGAATGCCGCTCGTGCGGCGTACGCACGACGCGACGCTTGCAGCGGCGATGTCGGTGTCGTTCGGCTTCGGCGGCAGCTGCGCGAGTCTGATGTTCCGTGCATGGCCGCATGGATGA